The following proteins come from a genomic window of Flavobacterium crocinum:
- a CDS encoding fasciclin domain-containing protein — protein sequence MKNIYNKVKHLALCAFLVATVSSCDNEIEDIGGAKQNYNTAYGLLLANSNLTTFTKAIKLAGLESTLNTADDYTYFVPNDATFDAYLVANGYVNDLGYPDINLVPVEDLKQLVLSHVIKGVKKRVGKLEGVQADYLETGDYSTMANALNSDLYLLSINVTNGVLKVNGSDKEAPGLDYYATNGFVNVLSNVIELTPPAPVITSLSQVLASPGDVITITGQNFVKVKNVKFGSTTATFTAVSKTEIKATVPADFDSYALVVVETEFGVSAPSSIGLKYLLYEDSLKGWGWGWGGDITWESTEKVSRGTNAIKKVAEAWSGLFMHSDLALNAADYQFVKMSIFPTESTKIMVTINSDTGDSSKGTTVTLVPGQWNNISIPISALHPELLSGGNFDSVFIQEFSGITISPASILYIDDIGFL from the coding sequence ATGAAAAATATATATAATAAAGTAAAGCATCTTGCCTTATGCGCATTTTTAGTTGCCACAGTTTCTTCCTGTGACAACGAAATTGAAGATATTGGAGGAGCAAAGCAAAATTACAATACGGCTTACGGATTGCTTCTGGCAAATAGTAATTTAACTACGTTTACAAAAGCAATAAAATTAGCTGGACTGGAATCGACATTAAATACAGCAGATGACTATACTTATTTTGTTCCAAACGATGCTACTTTTGATGCTTATTTGGTAGCGAATGGTTATGTGAATGATTTAGGATATCCGGATATTAATTTGGTTCCGGTTGAAGATTTGAAACAGCTAGTTTTGAGTCATGTTATTAAAGGTGTCAAAAAAAGAGTTGGTAAACTTGAAGGTGTTCAGGCTGATTATCTGGAAACAGGAGATTACAGTACAATGGCAAATGCGCTAAACTCTGATTTGTATTTATTGAGTATCAATGTAACCAATGGTGTTTTAAAAGTAAACGGATCTGATAAAGAGGCGCCAGGATTAGATTATTATGCTACAAATGGTTTTGTAAATGTATTGAGTAATGTAATTGAGTTAACTCCGCCTGCTCCTGTAATTACTAGTTTGTCACAAGTGTTGGCTTCTCCGGGAGATGTTATAACCATTACAGGACAAAATTTTGTAAAGGTTAAAAATGTAAAATTCGGGTCAACTACAGCTACATTTACTGCAGTTTCTAAAACGGAAATAAAAGCAACGGTTCCGGCTGATTTTGATTCGTATGCGCTTGTTGTTGTAGAAACTGAATTTGGAGTGTCTGCTCCAAGCAGTATAGGTCTTAAATATTTATTATACGAAGACTCATTGAAAGGATGGGGCTGGGGCTGGGGAGGAGACATTACCTGGGAAAGCACCGAAAAAGTAAGCAGAGGAACAAACGCAATCAAAAAAGTTGCAGAAGCCTGGAGCGGACTTTTCATGCACTCAGATTTGGCTTTGAATGCAGCAGATTACCAATTTGTAAAAATGTCTATATTCCCAACCGAAAGTACTAAAATCATGGTTACTATAAATAGTGATACAGGTGACTCTAGTAAAGGTACTACAGTTACTTTAGTACCAGGTCAATGGAACAATATTTCAATTCCTATTTCGGCATTGCATCCTGAACTCTTGAGTGGAGGAAATTTTGATAGTGTATTTATTCAGGAATTTTCAGGAATAACAATTAGTCCTGCAAGTATTCTTTATATAGACGATATTGGGTTTTTATAA
- a CDS encoding IPT/TIG domain-containing protein, producing MKNIKNKMLLKLYFLASISILLFASCSNDDSEGSSGKLEVTGISRSVVDDPLVEGDREVDVPTDVINAGNYYIIRGSGFGTLKSISFNGLESYFNPTFVTDNAIVILVDQKTPYYNEMDEMKIVTAKGTLNYKVAIRPPNPNIKGFPINPNPGDIITITGEYFLRPVVNFGETAVQPISSTLTEIKVQVPNNIQYKNLSVTNVSGTTVAGQSLGSAFYDDAYTSLSSYNGLWRPATNHYDIAYDKDASQGTKCINWTSGPDWDGLYIGVDKSKVDMTKYKGIRVSIKGEKAGSVSVIVNGNYGATYPLKFGTGWTYLEVPFSGVGSPGELTEITFQETGGFGGNNLFIDDIGLVLK from the coding sequence ATGAAAAATATAAAAAATAAAATGTTATTGAAGTTGTATTTCTTGGCTTCGATTTCAATTTTGCTGTTTGCTTCTTGTTCGAATGATGATTCGGAAGGTTCTTCCGGAAAGCTTGAAGTAACAGGAATTAGCAGATCTGTTGTTGATGATCCTTTGGTTGAAGGAGACAGAGAGGTGGATGTACCTACAGATGTTATTAATGCAGGGAATTATTATATCATTAGAGGATCCGGGTTTGGTACCTTAAAATCAATTTCATTTAATGGATTAGAGTCGTATTTCAATCCAACATTTGTGACAGATAATGCAATCGTTATTTTAGTCGATCAAAAAACTCCTTACTATAACGAAATGGATGAAATGAAAATCGTTACGGCTAAAGGGACGTTGAATTATAAAGTGGCTATTAGACCTCCAAATCCTAATATTAAAGGATTTCCAATTAACCCTAATCCAGGAGATATCATTACAATTACAGGAGAATATTTTTTGCGTCCTGTTGTGAATTTTGGAGAAACTGCGGTTCAGCCTATATCATCTACATTGACAGAAATTAAAGTTCAGGTACCTAATAATATTCAGTATAAAAACTTGTCTGTAACCAATGTTTCAGGAACAACAGTTGCCGGTCAGTCTTTAGGTTCTGCTTTTTATGATGATGCTTACACTAGTTTGAGTAGTTACAATGGTCTTTGGAGACCAGCAACAAATCATTATGATATTGCTTACGATAAAGATGCATCACAAGGTACAAAATGTATCAATTGGACTTCAGGTCCGGATTGGGATGGTTTATACATTGGTGTAGATAAATCTAAAGTGGATATGACTAAATACAAAGGAATCCGTGTAAGTATTAAAGGAGAAAAAGCAGGATCTGTTTCTGTAATTGTTAATGGTAATTATGGTGCTACTTATCCGCTTAAATTCGGTACAGGATGGACATATTTAGAGGTTCCGTTTTCTGGTGTTGGCAGTCCGGGAGAGTTAACTGAAATTACTTTTCAGGAAACAGGAGGTTTTGGAGGAAACAATTTGTTTATCGATGATATTGGATTGGTATTAAAATAA
- a CDS encoding RagB/SusD family nutrient uptake outer membrane protein has protein sequence MKKYINIKTLVLFLTLGLVTTSCSEDFLDRPSEDSYSSDQFYNTDEQVARTTYGMYGAMWAPYYTKNFYALSELSSGNCLAYADGPELIQFKLTSDSPILLDPWRACFAIIAQSNNLINNIEKNATADVSRAVIKNTIAEAHFFRAIAYFYLVRLYGPVPIIEDNLALAKDPLVNTNRIEDVYTFIENDLKFAAANLKVKMRSRTPGGDNIFVTQGSAEAFLAKVYLYEKKYSDSKLMAEKVINSGEFGLLPNFADLFLTSKNNNEESIYSWQWSGAINTYGGGNFSNIQYGLDILNDNASYGATYVPSNDVQDAFELGDLRRKESFMIYGDSYPNLKGDGVVGFVMDKTKYPDVLANTGAAVKKYVVGQVTSETGPADGWGGMNNCNYIMRYADLLLIHAEATMAGADETTNAAAKESYNKVRLRAGLAALGTNVPLTKAALFHERRVEFAFEGEFWFDLGRLPRQEAINIISQQDRGFDSQGVMHYTPTPTDFIYPKPDIEVRKNPKLKEAPVPYNFK, from the coding sequence ATGAAAAAATATATCAATATAAAGACCTTAGTTTTATTTTTAACACTAGGTTTGGTAACTACTTCTTGCAGCGAAGATTTCTTGGATCGCCCATCTGAAGATAGTTACAGCAGTGATCAGTTCTATAATACTGACGAGCAGGTAGCGAGAACTACTTATGGGATGTATGGAGCAATGTGGGCACCTTATTATACTAAGAATTTTTACGCTTTGTCTGAGTTATCGTCAGGAAATTGTTTAGCGTATGCTGACGGACCAGAGTTAATTCAGTTTAAGCTGACTTCTGATAGTCCTATATTGTTGGATCCTTGGAGAGCTTGTTTCGCAATTATTGCACAATCGAATAATTTAATTAATAATATTGAAAAAAATGCTACTGCAGATGTAAGCAGGGCTGTAATTAAAAACACGATTGCAGAAGCACATTTTTTTAGAGCGATAGCCTATTTTTATTTGGTTCGTTTGTATGGTCCGGTGCCTATTATTGAAGATAATCTGGCTTTGGCAAAAGATCCATTGGTGAATACCAATAGAATTGAAGATGTTTATACGTTTATCGAAAATGATTTAAAGTTCGCAGCAGCAAATCTGAAAGTAAAAATGAGATCCAGAACTCCCGGTGGAGATAATATTTTTGTAACTCAGGGCTCTGCCGAAGCATTTTTAGCCAAAGTATATCTATATGAGAAAAAATATTCGGATTCTAAATTAATGGCTGAAAAAGTGATTAACTCAGGGGAGTTTGGATTACTTCCAAATTTTGCTGATTTGTTTCTGACCAGTAAAAATAATAACGAAGAATCTATTTATTCATGGCAGTGGTCAGGAGCTATAAATACTTATGGAGGTGGAAATTTCTCTAATATCCAATATGGTTTAGATATTTTGAATGATAATGCGTCTTATGGAGCTACTTATGTTCCAAGTAATGATGTTCAGGATGCGTTTGAACTTGGAGATTTAAGAAGAAAAGAATCTTTTATGATTTATGGAGATTCTTATCCTAACCTTAAAGGAGATGGTGTTGTAGGTTTTGTTATGGATAAAACCAAGTATCCGGATGTATTAGCTAATACAGGAGCCGCTGTTAAGAAGTATGTTGTAGGACAAGTTACAAGCGAAACTGGCCCTGCTGACGGATGGGGAGGAATGAATAACTGCAATTACATTATGCGTTATGCTGATCTTTTATTAATACATGCTGAGGCAACTATGGCTGGAGCAGATGAAACTACTAATGCTGCAGCAAAAGAATCGTATAATAAAGTGAGACTTAGAGCTGGTCTGGCTGCATTAGGAACAAATGTGCCTTTAACAAAAGCAGCTTTATTTCATGAGCGCAGAGTTGAATTTGCTTTTGAAGGAGAATTTTGGTTTGATTTAGGAAGATTACCACGTCAGGAGGCAATCAATATAATCTCTCAGCAAGACAGAGGTTTTGATTCTCAGGGAGTAATGCATTATACGCCAACGCCAACTGATTTTATTTATCCGAAGCCGGATATCGAAGTCAGAAAAAATCCAAAGTTGAAAGAGGCACCGGTTCCTTACAATTTCAAATAA